A stretch of DNA from Allomeiothermus silvanus DSM 9946:
CGCGGTGACCGAGACCAAGTCGGGCAGCTTCACCCGCGAAGTTTCGGGAAATGCGCTGGTGGAAGCCGAGACCTACACCTTGAACTTCAATCGGGCTGGCCGGGTAGCCCGGGTGTGGGTGCGGGAAGGGCAAAGCGTAGAAGCGGGGCAACTGTTGGCTGAGCTCGAGCTTTCCCGCGAACGCGAGGACCTGGCGGCTGCCCAGGCCCAGCTCTCCGCCCTGCAAGCCCGGCTGCAGGCCAGCCGGTTTGACGCCGAGGTCACCCGGCGAAACCTCCAGCGCCAGCTAGCCCAGGCCCAAGAGCAACTCGGCCTCACCCGGCGGCTCCTTGCCATCGGTGCGGCCTCCCAGGCTGAGCTGGACAACCTGGGCCGCCAGGTAGTCCAGCTCGAGGGCCAGCTCGAGAGCGCTGCTGTTCAGGCCAAAGCCTCGCAACGCGACATCCAGGCTCAGCTCGAGGCCCAGCAAGCCCAGATCCAATCCCTCCAGCGCACCATCACGGATGCCCAGTTGCGCGCCCCGCTGGCCGGAATCGTCACCGAGGTGGGAATCAAAGTGGGGGAGTCGGCCAGCACCGCAGCGGGCGGGATTCGCATCGTCCGGGCTGGCTCGGTGCGGGTGCGGGCCCGGCTCCCCGAGGCCCAAGCCTTGGAGGTCAAGCCGGGAATGCCCGCCCACATCGAACTCGACGCCCTGCCCGGCCAGCGTCTGAACGCCAAGGTCGAGCGTCTCTCGGCTGTTGCCGAGGTGCAGGGGCAAGGAGGGAGCGCGGTGCTGCCGGTGTTCCTGCGCTTCACTGAGGCAGCGGCTCGGTCGGTCAAGCCGGGTTTCACCGGGACGGCTCGGGTCATCGTGCTCAGCCTGCCCCAAGCCACGCTGGTTCCGCTCGAGACGCTGGTGGAGGAAAACGGCCGGAGCTTCGTGTGGGTGGTGGACAAGGAGACCCACACCGTCAAGAAGCAACCCGTTACCGTGCGCTCGCGCAACCTCACCCAGGCCGCGGTGGAGGGGGTTTCCCCGGGTGTGTGGATAGTGAGCCTGCCCCCCCAGACCCTCAAAGATGGGGCCAAAGTGCGCTACAATCCCCCGGCCTCGGGAACTTCCCAGGGATCGTGATCGCCATGCTTGCCGCACTTGTTCCGATATTTACCGGCTCTCTGTTGTGCTCAAAGGGGCGGAGGTAGCCCATGCCTGCGGTCGTGGAGATGCGGGGTATCACCAAGGTCTACCGCTCGGGTGGGGGGGCTCGAGTCGTGGAGGTGCAAGCCCTGCGGGGGATTGACCTCACTATCGAGCAGGGGGAGTACGTGGCGATTATGGGGCCTTCGGGCTCGGGTAAATCTACCTTGATGCACCTGATTGGCCTGCTGGATTCGCCTACCTCCGGCAGCTACAAGCTCGGCGGGGTCGAGACCTCTGGCCTCAGCGAGGTGGAACTGGCCAAGATACGCAACCAACGCATCGGCTTCGTGTTTCAGGCATTTTTCCTCCTGCCCAAGCTGACCGCGTTGCACAACGTGGCCTTGCCCTTGGTATACCGGGGGGTGGGGCTTGCCGAGCGGCTGCGGCGGTCTAAGGCGGCGCTTGAGGCAGTGGGCCTGGGGGATCGCCTTGATCACCGTCCCTCGGAGCTTTCCGGGGGGCAGAAGCAGCGGGTAGCCATCGCCCGGGCGCTTGTCCAGGAGCCCGATATCCTGCTGGCCGATGAACCCACCGGCAACCTCGACTCAAAGTCCGCGGAGGAGATTTTGGCCTTATTCGATTTGCTCCACCAAGAGGGCAAAACCGTCATCATGGTCACCCACGAGCCGGACGTAGGGGCCCGGGCCCAGCGCATCATTCGCTTGCGCGATGGCTTGATCGTGGGGACGGTAGGGGAGGCGGCATGAACCCCCTCGAGAACTTCCGCATGGCCTTCGAGGCGCTCTCGGGAAACCGGCTGCGGAGCTTTTTGGCGTTATTAGGCATCGTGATCGGGGTGTTCGCGGTCACCACGATGGTGAGCTTGGGCGAGATGGCCTCTGCCGGAATCACCCGCGACCTCGAGGGCATCGCCGGGCGCAGCATCTTCATCCAGCCGGACTTCAACAATGGGGCCAACTTCGATTCTGCCCCCATCCGCGACGAGGACCTCCAGAGCCTGCAAGCCCTTCCGGTAAAGGTGATTCCCCAGCTTTTGGGGAACATCCAGTACGAGCCCAAACCGGGGGATCGGCGCTGGTTGCAACTCCAGGGCACGCCTGGCGATCTCCCCAGCCTCGATCCCACTACCAAGATCGCTCGGGGGCGCTATTTCAGCGACTCCGAAGCCAGGGGTGGTCTGCCCTTGGCGGTGCTTTCGGACCGGGCAGCCAAGGACTTGTTTCCTGGCCGTGACCCTATCGGGCAGACCGTACGGCTCTTTTTTTCCGATGGCAGCCGGGCTGACCTCACCGTGGTGGGGGTGCTCGAGCCCCCGGGCGGGATCTTCGGCGGACTCGGTTCGACCGCTACCGTATATGCGCCTATCCCCTACCTCTGGGCCAGCGGGCAGTTTCGCCGTGACCGCTATGATTTCGTGCTGCTTTCGCTCAACAAGGGAGCCGACGCAGCACAGGTGCAAAACCAGGTGCGCCACATCTTCGAGACCCGCTACGGCAAGGGCAAATACTCCATCCAGTCCACCGAAAGCTTCCAGAGCACCCTGCGCAACATCACCTTGATCCTGCAAGCCCTTTTGGGGGCCATCGCTGGTTTGTCGCTTCTGGTAGGGGGTATCGGGATCATGAATATCATGCTGGTGAGCGTGACCGAGCGCACCCGCGAGATTGGGCTGCGCAAAGCGCTGGGGGCAACCGCTGCGCTCATCCGGCAACAGTTTTTGATCGAGGCGGTGGTGCTCACCCTGCTGGGAGGAATATTGGGGGTGCTGCTGGCCGTGGGCTTGCTGGCCTTGATTTCGGCCTTGGTGCCTTTTTTCGGGGTGTTCGTCCTGAGCCCGGTGACGGTGCTCCTGGCCCTCACGGTGAGTGCGTTGGTGGGGCTTTTCTTTGGAGTATGGCCCGCTGCCAGGGCAGCTGCCCTCGACCCCATCGAGGCGCTCCGGTTCGAGTAGCGCTTAGGCGCTCGCCGCGTCAAGCCGGGCCAGTTCTTCGGGGTTCAAGGTGAGCTGCAGCGCGAGCGCGTTGGCCTCGGCCTGCTGGGCGTTCTTGGCCCCCGGGATGGGCAGAGTGCCCTTCTCAATACACCAGCGTAGGGCGACTTGAGCCGGGGTGGCGTTCTTGGACGCGGCGATCTGTTTGAGGACTTCCAGGAGGGCTGGAACCTGTGGGCGGTTTTTGTAGCGGTCCCGGTAGCCGCCTTTGGGGGGGTGCTCGAGGCTGTACTTCCCGGTCAGCCAGCCCATCGCCAGCGGGCTATAGGCCATCAGCACGATCCCTTCGCGCTCCATGAGCGCTTTGAGCCCGCTTTTCTCGGGGGTGCGCTCGAGCAGGTGGTATTCCACCTGGTTGGCCGCCAGCGGGACGTTGTGTTTGCTCAAGACGGTCAGGCTGCGCTCGAGTTGCTGTGGGTTAAAGTTCGATACCCCTACGGCTTTGGTAAGGCCCAGTTCGTAGGCTTCGGCCAACGCCTCCGCCCATGCCTCGACGGGTAGGGGAGGCCAGGGCCAGTGTTGCAGGTAGAGGTCGAGCTGCGATAGCTGTAGGCGTTTTAGGCTATTTTTCAGCGCGCGGATTAAAGATTTGCGGTGCAAGCGCCAGGGGAAGGGGAAGAACTTGGAGACTACCAGGGGACGAACCTGGCTGGTTTTGAGAAATTGCCCCAGCATTCGTTCGGCGCGGCCTAGCCCATACACCTCCGCAGTGTCTACCAGTCGGAGGCCGCCTTCCAGGCTAGCTCGAAACGCAGCTTGGATGTCCGACTCCTGGTAGCCCTTGCCAAAGCCCCATACCCAAGTATCCCCCCACTGCCAGGTGCCGAGGCCGAGCGGGGGGACGGGGGGGAGGCCCTTGAATTGAATTAGGGTCTGGGTTTGTGTAGTCATAGCTCAACCTTATCAATTTTCCTAAACCGGAGAGGGGCTTACGGTTTGGGCTCTTCGGGTTCCTCCTCACCGTCCTCGAGCTTTTGGAACTCCTCGAGCGCCGCCCTCACCCGCTCGTGGGCTCCCCTAAAACCCTTTTTGAGCCCGGTGAAGAGTTCCAACGCCTCGTCCACTTGGCTCACCGCGTAGATGTGGAACTGCCCGGCTTTTACAGCCTGCAACACCTCTTCTGAGAGCGTCAGGTTGATCAAGTTGGCTTTCGGCAACACCACCCCCTGGCTCCCGGTGAGCCCTACTGCCTGACAGATACGGTAGAAGCCCTCTACCTTGGGGGTAACCCCTCCCACCGCCAGCACGTTCCCCAGCTGATCCACCGCACCGGTAACGGCCAGGTCTTGCCGCAGGGAGAAGCCCCCGATGGCCGAGAGGACCGCCAGCAACTCGGCTAACCCCGCCGAATCCCCCTCGATGTGGCCGTAGTTCTGCTCGAAGACCACGCTCACGGTCACTGCCAGCGCGCCTACCTCGGCATAGTGGCCGCGCAGGTAGCCCTCGAGGGTGAGGGCTGCTTTGTGAAAGACCTGTCCGGTAAGGCCTGCCTCGCGGTCTATGGAAACCACCCCTTCGCGTCCGGCGGAGGCCCGGGCGGTGATGCGCACCGGGCGGCCCCAGGGGGGGTCGGTCTCCAGGACCACTAGCCCGTTCACCTGGCCTAAGGCTTTGCCCTGGAGCTGGAAGTTCCAAGTCCCCTCGCGTACCTCGCGCAAAAAGAACTCCTCGCTCAGGGCCGAGCGGGCATCGCGCAGGTCGATGGCTTGCAGTACAGCCTCGCGGGTCACCAGGGGGTTTTGGCTGAGGGCCTTGGCTTCTCGAGCCAGGGTGAGAAGCTCCTCGAGCCGACCATCCAGCAGCTGGCGATGCTCCACGCTACGCCGGGCATAGTCGTACAGGGCGGCCAGGGCTCCTTGGGTCAGGGTGTAGCCGTAACTTTGCACGAAGCTCCCCAAAAAGCGCAAGGTGCGGGGGTTGGCCTCGAGCACCGGGGAGAATTCCACCCGAAAGCGGAACAACTCGGCGAAGTCGTCGTCATGCTCCATCAGGTGGAAGACCTCGTGCGGCCCGACCAAGAAGACCTGGGTCTGGAGGGGCATGGGGAGGGCTTCCAGGCCTTGCACCTTGGGGCCACCGCTTTCCTCGCGGAAGAGTTCGACCTCGCCATTCTTGAGCGCCCGCTTAAGGTAAGGCCAACTTCCTTGTTGCCACACTTGGATTGCGTCCAGCACCAAGAACCCGCCCTGGGCCTTGTGCAGCGCGCCGGGCCGGATCAGCCCGGCGTAGGTGATGAGCCGTCCCTCCACCGAGCGGTACTCGAGCCGCCCACAAAGCCTAGCCGGGGTTGGCAGGGGCTCGTAGACCACGGGTGGAGGATCTTGCGGGGTAGCGCCCAGCAGCAGGTGGGCCTGCCAGGGGGTCACGTCCTGGGGATATTCTCCCGCTTCGCTCCAGGCCAGAAGCTGGCGGTAGAGGGCTTCCCAATAGGGCCGGGCCGCGGGATACTGCTCACCGAGGGTGCGTAGGCGGGGCTCGAGGTACTGCGCCGCCCATTCATAGCGCAGCCGCCCCAGGGCCTCGGTGGCCTGGTGGGCCAGGCTCATCAGGGCCAGCGCGGTCTCCTCGAGCCGTGCTTTGAGGTCTGGGGAGGGCTCTTGGGGGCCGGAAAGCCGGATGCCTTCTTCGGTCTGTTGCAGGGTGAACCCCTGGGCCTTGGCTTCCTCGGCCAGCCTCTCCAGCAAAGTGCGCTGCTGGGCGTTGAACTGGGCCTCGAGGCGGTATTTCTCTTGTAAAAAAGGCATCTGCCGCAGATAAGCTGCGAGCAACTGGCGCTCGGCCAGAAAGCTCGAGGCAGCACGCTGCAATCCTCGGCCCTGCCCTGCGGGAAGCTTCATTCCTAAAGCCTCAAAGGCCGAGAGCGGGAGGTAGAGCTGATCGGGGGGAGGGGTACGGGGCGGTTGGCGCTTAAGGAAGTCGAAGAGGGCGGCTTTCTTTCCCAGCCCAGAAGGCCCCACCAAGTAGCCGTGCCCGCCGGTACGCAAAGCAGCTTCTAGGGCCTCTCTGGCCCGTTCTTGGCCGTAAAAACTTTCGCTCGGCCATTCCGAGACCGGGGCCTCGGGGTCTTGGGGAAAGGTCTGCCACTCCAGGAGGTCGGGAGGAAGACGCATGTTCTCTAAATTACCCTATGGCCCGCTGCCTCCGTGACCCCTGGCGCTAAGTGTGTACCCTACGGGATTCCTGGGCTTCGCTGGGGGTGGCGACGCAGCGATACGGTGCTATGGGGAGCGGCTCAGCATTTCTCCCTGAAGGCCTTTCCAAAGGGTTAAGCGCGATACTGGAGGCGGAAAAATCGTAATCGTATCTGCGGTTTGGGCATTCTTTGGGTATGCTGGGAGTACAAATCAGCCGCAGGTATTCGCCCGTGGGTGTTTGCACCGTTGGTGTTCATCACAAGCCGCTCTCACACCGCTGGCCGAGGCCTCTAAGGAGTAACTATGAGCTTGAAAGTGTTGGGGATGATTCTCGCGGGGGGCCAGGGTAGCCGTCTGTACCCGCTCACCGCCAAACGCGCCAAGCCTGCCGTGCCTTTTGGTGCGCGTTATCGCATCATCGACTTCGTGCTCAACAACTTCATCAACTCGCGCATCTACGCCATCTATGTGCTGACCCAGTTCAAGGCCCAGTCGCTCACCGAGCACATCCAGCGCAACTGGCGCTTTGGGGCTTTTTTGGACGACCACTTCGTGCTGCTGGTTCCGGCCCAGATGTACCGCTACGAGGAACTAGGAGCCGCCTGGTACCGCGGCACGGCCGATGCCATCTACCAAAACCTGCACCTTATCTCCAACAACCGCCCGGAAACGGTGGCTGTTTTCGGCGGCGACCATATCTTCAAGATGAACGTGGCCCACATGCTCGATTACCACCTGGATAACCGAGCCGACATCACCATCGCCGCCTACTCGGTGCCGGTGGCCGAGGCTAGCCGCTTTGGGGTGCTCCAGGTAGATGATCAGTGGCGGCTGCTCGATTTCGAGGAGAAGCCCAAGGAGCCCAAGCCCATCCCCGGCCGCTCAGACATGGCGCTCGTCTCGATGGGTAACTACCTCTTTCGCACCGAGGCCTTGGTGGAACTCCTCGAGCACGACGCCCGCGATAACAACTCCTCGCACGACTTTGGCAAGGACGTAATCCCCCGGGCGCTCAAAGAGGGCTACCGCATCCAGGTCTACGATTTCAAGCGCAACCCCATCCCCGGTCAGAGTGGCCCCAACAACTATTGGCGCGATGTAGGGACCCTCGATGCCTACTTTGAAGCCAGCATGGACCTGGTCGCGGTCACCCCGGAGTTTGACCTTTATAACGAGGAGTGGCCCCTGCGGGCAGCCAACTACAATAGTCCCCCGGCCAAGTTCGTCCATGAGGCAGGAAACCGCATCGGCCAGGCTTTCAATAGCCTCCTGGCGGGCGGGGTGATCATCTCGGGTGGGACGGTGCGCTCCTCGGTGTTGTTCCGCCGGGTACGGGTCAACTCCTACGCCCAGGTCGAGCGGGCGGTGCTCTTCGATCACGTTGAGGTAGGCCGCTATGCCAAGCTCAAGAATGTGATCGTGGACAAAAACGTGCGGATTCCCCCTAACACCGAGATCGGTTTTGACCTCGAGGCCGACCGCGCCCGGGGTTTCATCGTGACCCCCTCGGGGGTGGTGGTGGTTCCCAAGAGCTATCGTTTTTAGCGGTGCGCCCCCGGCCGTGTGGTTCTCATCCCGATTCGGTAACCCGAATCGCTAAGTATCTTCAGCGCAGTTGTTCGACGCGGGGAGTGCGCCACCACGGAGGTGTTTGGCGACTACATGGCAAACCTACCCAGGCGCAGCTTATCCTCTCTCGTTCCGCCCTCGAGCAAGCGAGCGGGGTGGGATCCGGTTTTAAGCACGGGCTGGCTTCCCCCGCTATTCCATCCATAACGATGCCCTTCCTGGACTTCTTTTTCTTAACTTGCCTAACACACCCGCCTGACTTCGGTTAGAATCTTTTCCGTCCAGCTATCAGCCTTCGGCGTATGGCATTACCTATGGATAAACACCCTGGCAAGCTGTTCTATCGCCTCACCCGTCTGTTCCCCGGAGATGATCTGCCGGGAAAACGGGTACCTGCGGCCAAGGTGTATGCCAATCCCCTCGAGTCGGTGGACCTCCCCGAGCCCGCCAAGGACGGTGGAGCCCCGGTGTGGCGGGTGCTCTCCCGGCTAGCCCCGACCCAGCCCCGGGTTGGGGCTAGCATTACCCAAGCTGAGCTTTCTCAGGCCCTTTTCCCTCTGGCCATGCGGCGGGGTGGGCGTGGCTACCCCTCGGCAGGGAACGCTTACCCGCTCGAGGTCTACGTGGTGGCCCACCGCTTACAAGACACCTTTCCCGGCACCTACCACTACGCCGCCAAACAGCACCAGCTCGAGCAGCTTTCTACCAAGGTGAATATGGAAGCCTGGCGTGCAGCCCTGATGGACTTGGAAGCCGTGGAGAACTCAGCGGCCCTCCTGGTGTTCACGGCTGTTCCCGAGCGTAGCGAGGCGGTGTTCGGGTTACGCGGGTACAAGTATGGACTCCTCGAGCCCGGCTACGCGGTGAGCCTGGTGATGTTGGCCGCCACCTCGCTAGGCCTGATGGCCTACCCCGCTGAGACCTTCTACGATGAACAGGTGCGCAAACTCTTAGCGCTTCCAGAGGGCGAGTATCCGGTAGTGGTTCTTCTCCTGGGGCGCTAAAGATGTAGTTTTGCGGCCATAGCCAGACTTGACCGCTATGCCGCATAGAGCCCCAGGAAGCGCAGGGCGGAGAGGGGGTTGAAGGAGAAGATTTCTAGGGCTGCCTTCTTCTCCCTCACCCCCTCTCGGTGAAGCATGGAGACCAGGAAGGCCCGCAGCACCGCTAGCACCCACGCCCCCACCCCCCGCACCTGACAGGCATCCTCCCCAAAGCACACGTCCCGCACCCAAAACGATCGGTTCTCCACCTCCCATCGGGAAAGCAACAGGCTCCCCAGCCGCTTTGCGTCCGCTACCTCCGGCCCCAGGCTGGTGAGGGCGTAGCTCACCGTCCGCCGCACCTCCCCCGTCCCCTTGTGCCTCACCTCCCGCCAAAGCCGCACCACCTGCCTGGCCCCAGGGAAGGCCCGCACCTCTTCCGGCAGGTAGGGGGAAGCCCAAACCCGGTAGGTCCACACCTCCCCGTCCCGCACCCCACTCCAGGTCGCCTCCGTCTCCCCGGGAAGACGCCTTCCCGCCATCCCCTTGAACACCTCCAGGGCCCAGGACAAAAGCTCCTCCTGGTTCCCCTTCAGGACCAAGAGATAGTCCCCCCTTTTTTCCGCACCCGGGCCGCCACCTCAGGGTACAGGTACCCCGCGTCCCCCACCACCACCTTGCCCTCCAGCTCCCTCGCCTCCAAACGGTCCAGAAGCTCCAGGAAGGCCTTCTCCTCCCTCCCTTCCGCCCGGGCCTGGGCCAGGGTGGTATGGAGGTGCAGGGCCAGGACCTCCACCAGCTTGACCTGGGGGCTTTTCCCCTTGCCGCTTCCCCGCAGGTGCTTCCCGTCCACCACCAGGACCTCCCCAAGGTCGGCTTCGGGGAAGACCTGGCCAAGGGCCGCCTGGAGCTTCTCAGGATCCAGGCGGTGAAGGAGAAGGGTGATGGCGGTGTGGCCTGGGGCCTTGCGCAGGCCCAGGTGGGGCAAGAGGTGGGGGTTGGCGCGGGCAAAGCGTTCCACGCCGCGCAGGGAGTCCACGCGGCTCAGGAAGGCCACCAGGATGAGGGCCAGAAGGCCCCACAGGGGGTACCGCCGGTTGTGGGCCCGGGGGTCCGGGACCTGAGATAGCGCCTGGCGCAGAGTCATGATCTTTCTCTACCCCAAGGGCTGTATATCGGTCAAGTCTGGGCCATAGCCGGGTGGCTGGAAACGAAAAGCACCAGGCCATAAGCTTTAGCTTGTGTTCTTCGGTGCTTCTTTGCCTTCTGCGGTTTTCGTCTACGGAACCCTCAAACGGGGTGAGCGCAACTTTCCGGTCTCCCAGCAGGCCGGTTGGGTGCGTTCGGAGCCGGGCTGGCTCGAGGGCTTCCAGCTTTTTCACATCCCCCAGCGGGAGCCCCGGCCCTACAGCTACCCCGCCATCGTCCAGGCGGACGGGCGGGTCTGGGGCGAGGTGCAGTGCTTCCAGGACCTCGAGTATGCCCTCACCGTGCTCGACCCACTGGAGGACGAGGGGCAAGAATACCTACGCATCCCCGCCACCGCCCACACCCCCTCGGGAACCATCCGGGTATGGGTCTACGTGTATCCCGGCCTCGAGGCTATCCGGCACGCCCAGGGGATCTTGGTGCCGGGCGGGAGGTGGAGTGAATCTCTAAACGGAACGGGGTCTTTTGGCTAAGTTGGGCTACTGCAGGAGTCGGGCGTTTTTCGAGCCACCCCAAGCATCGCCAGCCGGTGTAATACTATAGCGAGGATTCCCATGCGTGTAGCTTTCGTTGCTTCTGAAGCCTTCCCTTTTGCCAAGGTAGGTGGATTGGGGGATGTGGTGGGTAGCCTGCCGCAAGCCCTGCGAAAGAAAGGACTCGAGACCACTATCTTTATTCCCTGGTACTGGGGTATTAACGGCTACTACGTGGGTGAGGGCCATTTCAACTTCGCGGGGGGGCGCGAGCAGTTTGGGATCGGCCACTTGGAGCACGGTGGGGTACGTTACGTGCTGGTGGGGCTTCCCGACTTTGCCCGCGACAAACCTTACGGGTACGAAGATGATTTCCGCCGCTTCGTACGCTTCCAGATGGCGGTGGCCGAACTGCTTCGGGACTTCGATCTAGTGCACTGCCACGACTGGCAAGCCGCCCTGCTCCCGCTCTTGCGCAACCTCGGTTGGTTCCCGGGCCGTACCGTCTACACCATCCATAACCTGGCCTACCAGGGCATCTGGGGCTCGCAGGACTTCTACGCTTGGACCGGCCTTCCCGGTGAGACCTACTATGGCGGGGGCCTCGAGCACCGTGGCGCTATCAACCTGATGAAGTGCGGAATCGTGAATGCGGATGCGGTTACCACCGTCTCGCCTCGCTACGCTTGGGAAATCACCACCCCAGAGGGAGGCGAAGGTTTGGACGGCGTGCTGCGAGCGCTGAGATGGAAGCTACGGGGTATCCTCAACGGGCTCGATACCGAGTACTGGAATCCAGCCACCGACCGTTACCTGAAACATCGCTACTCGGTGGAGGACCTCTCGGGCAAGTACCAGACCCGAGCCGAACTGTTGGCGGAGTTCGGCCTAGAAGACCGCCCTACCCTGGGGGTGGTTTCGCGCTTCGCCTACCAAAAAGGCATTGACCTGATCTTGGGCGCGTTGCCGGGGCTTATGGAGCTGGGGGTAAACCTTTTCGTGTTGGGGAGCGGGGATCCTAACCTCGAGCGCAGCTTTGCCTGGGTGGCCGACCGCCATCCAGGCCGTATCACGTACGTGCAGGGCTATAACGAGCCCCTGGCCCACCGCATCTACGCCGGGTGTGACGGATTTCTTATGCCCTCCCGCTTCGAGCCCTGCGGCCTGGCCCAGATGATCGCCATGCGCTACGGCACCCCGCCCA
This window harbors:
- a CDS encoding SagB/ThcOx family dehydrogenase — encoded protein: MDKHPGKLFYRLTRLFPGDDLPGKRVPAAKVYANPLESVDLPEPAKDGGAPVWRVLSRLAPTQPRVGASITQAELSQALFPLAMRRGGRGYPSAGNAYPLEVYVVAHRLQDTFPGTYHYAAKQHQLEQLSTKVNMEAWRAALMDLEAVENSAALLVFTAVPERSEAVFGLRGYKYGLLEPGYAVSLVMLAATSLGLMAYPAETFYDEQVRKLLALPEGEYPVVVLLLGR
- a CDS encoding ABC transporter permease; the encoded protein is MNPLENFRMAFEALSGNRLRSFLALLGIVIGVFAVTTMVSLGEMASAGITRDLEGIAGRSIFIQPDFNNGANFDSAPIRDEDLQSLQALPVKVIPQLLGNIQYEPKPGDRRWLQLQGTPGDLPSLDPTTKIARGRYFSDSEARGGLPLAVLSDRAAKDLFPGRDPIGQTVRLFFSDGSRADLTVVGVLEPPGGIFGGLGSTATVYAPIPYLWASGQFRRDRYDFVLLSLNKGADAAQVQNQVRHIFETRYGKGKYSIQSTESFQSTLRNITLILQALLGAIAGLSLLVGGIGIMNIMLVSVTERTREIGLRKALGATAALIRQQFLIEAVVLTLLGGILGVLLAVGLLALISALVPFFGVFVLSPVTVLLALTVSALVGLFFGVWPAARAAALDPIEALRFE
- a CDS encoding efflux RND transporter periplasmic adaptor subunit, encoding MRRWGLPLIILLSLALTLFGLLRPRPDPGTLVAVTETKSGSFTREVSGNALVEAETYTLNFNRAGRVARVWVREGQSVEAGQLLAELELSREREDLAAAQAQLSALQARLQASRFDAEVTRRNLQRQLAQAQEQLGLTRRLLAIGAASQAELDNLGRQVVQLEGQLESAAVQAKASQRDIQAQLEAQQAQIQSLQRTITDAQLRAPLAGIVTEVGIKVGESASTAAGGIRIVRAGSVRVRARLPEAQALEVKPGMPAHIELDALPGQRLNAKVERLSAVAEVQGQGGSAVLPVFLRFTEAAARSVKPGFTGTARVIVLSLPQATLVPLETLVEENGRSFVWVVDKETHTVKKQPVTVRSRNLTQAAVEGVSPGVWIVSLPPQTLKDGAKVRYNPPASGTSQGS
- a CDS encoding AAA family ATPase; its protein translation is MRLPPDLLEWQTFPQDPEAPVSEWPSESFYGQERAREALEAALRTGGHGYLVGPSGLGKKAALFDFLKRQPPRTPPPDQLYLPLSAFEALGMKLPAGQGRGLQRAASSFLAERQLLAAYLRQMPFLQEKYRLEAQFNAQQRTLLERLAEEAKAQGFTLQQTEEGIRLSGPQEPSPDLKARLEETALALMSLAHQATEALGRLRYEWAAQYLEPRLRTLGEQYPAARPYWEALYRQLLAWSEAGEYPQDVTPWQAHLLLGATPQDPPPVVYEPLPTPARLCGRLEYRSVEGRLITYAGLIRPGALHKAQGGFLVLDAIQVWQQGSWPYLKRALKNGEVELFREESGGPKVQGLEALPMPLQTQVFLVGPHEVFHLMEHDDDFAELFRFRVEFSPVLEANPRTLRFLGSFVQSYGYTLTQGALAALYDYARRSVEHRQLLDGRLEELLTLAREAKALSQNPLVTREAVLQAIDLRDARSALSEEFFLREVREGTWNFQLQGKALGQVNGLVVLETDPPWGRPVRITARASAGREGVVSIDREAGLTGQVFHKAALTLEGYLRGHYAEVGALAVTVSVVFEQNYGHIEGDSAGLAELLAVLSAIGGFSLRQDLAVTGAVDQLGNVLAVGGVTPKVEGFYRICQAVGLTGSQGVVLPKANLINLTLSEEVLQAVKAGQFHIYAVSQVDEALELFTGLKKGFRGAHERVRAALEEFQKLEDGEEEPEEPKP
- a CDS encoding ABC transporter ATP-binding protein; its protein translation is MPAVVEMRGITKVYRSGGGARVVEVQALRGIDLTIEQGEYVAIMGPSGSGKSTLMHLIGLLDSPTSGSYKLGGVETSGLSEVELAKIRNQRIGFVFQAFFLLPKLTALHNVALPLVYRGVGLAERLRRSKAALEAVGLGDRLDHRPSELSGGQKQRVAIARALVQEPDILLADEPTGNLDSKSAEEILALFDLLHQEGKTVIMVTHEPDVGARAQRIIRLRDGLIVGTVGEAA
- a CDS encoding aldo/keto reductase, producing MTTQTQTLIQFKGLPPVPPLGLGTWQWGDTWVWGFGKGYQESDIQAAFRASLEGGLRLVDTAEVYGLGRAERMLGQFLKTSQVRPLVVSKFFPFPWRLHRKSLIRALKNSLKRLQLSQLDLYLQHWPWPPLPVEAWAEALAEAYELGLTKAVGVSNFNPQQLERSLTVLSKHNVPLAANQVEYHLLERTPEKSGLKALMEREGIVLMAYSPLAMGWLTGKYSLEHPPKGGYRDRYKNRPQVPALLEVLKQIAASKNATPAQVALRWCIEKGTLPIPGAKNAQQAEANALALQLTLNPEELARLDAASA
- the glgC gene encoding glucose-1-phosphate adenylyltransferase, whose product is MSLKVLGMILAGGQGSRLYPLTAKRAKPAVPFGARYRIIDFVLNNFINSRIYAIYVLTQFKAQSLTEHIQRNWRFGAFLDDHFVLLVPAQMYRYEELGAAWYRGTADAIYQNLHLISNNRPETVAVFGGDHIFKMNVAHMLDYHLDNRADITIAAYSVPVAEASRFGVLQVDDQWRLLDFEEKPKEPKPIPGRSDMALVSMGNYLFRTEALVELLEHDARDNNSSHDFGKDVIPRALKEGYRIQVYDFKRNPIPGQSGPNNYWRDVGTLDAYFEASMDLVAVTPEFDLYNEEWPLRAANYNSPPAKFVHEAGNRIGQAFNSLLAGGVIISGGTVRSSVLFRRVRVNSYAQVERAVLFDHVEVGRYAKLKNVIVDKNVRIPPNTEIGFDLEADRARGFIVTPSGVVVVPKSYRF
- a CDS encoding glycogen synthase; the encoded protein is MRVAFVASEAFPFAKVGGLGDVVGSLPQALRKKGLETTIFIPWYWGINGYYVGEGHFNFAGGREQFGIGHLEHGGVRYVLVGLPDFARDKPYGYEDDFRRFVRFQMAVAELLRDFDLVHCHDWQAALLPLLRNLGWFPGRTVYTIHNLAYQGIWGSQDFYAWTGLPGETYYGGGLEHRGAINLMKCGIVNADAVTTVSPRYAWEITTPEGGEGLDGVLRALRWKLRGILNGLDTEYWNPATDRYLKHRYSVEDLSGKYQTRAELLAEFGLEDRPTLGVVSRFAYQKGIDLILGALPGLMELGVNLFVLGSGDPNLERSFAWVADRHPGRITYVQGYNEPLAHRIYAGCDGFLMPSRFEPCGLAQMIAMRYGTPPIARAVGGLIDTVRHWETGFLFESMDAGGVWWGVSEFLKHPDRKQVALNGMREDFSWEKPATEYLELYRGLVAHG
- a CDS encoding gamma-glutamylcyclotransferase family protein, encoding MPSAVFVYGTLKRGERNFPVSQQAGWVRSEPGWLEGFQLFHIPQREPRPYSYPAIVQADGRVWGEVQCFQDLEYALTVLDPLEDEGQEYLRIPATAHTPSGTIRVWVYVYPGLEAIRHAQGILVPGGRWSESLNGTGSFG